From a region of the Deinococcus budaensis genome:
- a CDS encoding SIR2 family NAD-dependent protein deacylase, translated as MPDFPLLDRYFPETLLQDLVDNRWLPIVGAGLSRNAVTPDGQAIPDWAGLGREMGRHLGEQACDNALENISAFAHRFSRVVLVERLREMIRVNDARPGEAHRSFCTLGFDVVVTTNFDFLLEQQYAQLQRPHHPILDEYQLAIGVSRGVTNILKLHGDVNHPAHLVATEDDYEKFVVQRPLMATYLANLLISRTAVLVGYSLDDPDFRLIWRVVTERLGTLRRPAYALIVRASPTEVARYARRGVTVINIDEAGAYGDLLAQVFDELHRYLLEKLAQRSTYRTDDSAGQLRLPENTANNICFFEFPNSHQWFYRDYVFPLVAQEGLVPLTADDVVAPGDQIIAKLEMLVRRAQIVIVDISTSWGEAAVKLTWGQEGVKVILVTTHSASRSPFPDLPMVMVDLDKEESVQASAQALVRAIQRVQPRLNEDMRAEFERLYANAEYASALVLGVGLIESLLRRLLHGADNASSQNVRLRALMDEALRREVWGEDEIAEYERARYVRNRYVHGDHQGVAAVEYRTAAAGVRRLLELLQRREHPLA; from the coding sequence ATGCCCGACTTTCCACTGCTCGACCGCTACTTTCCAGAAACCCTGTTACAAGATCTGGTGGATAACCGCTGGTTGCCTATCGTGGGGGCTGGCCTGTCCCGGAACGCCGTCACACCCGACGGTCAGGCCATCCCCGACTGGGCCGGGCTAGGGCGAGAGATGGGCCGGCACCTCGGGGAGCAGGCTTGCGACAACGCACTTGAAAACATTTCCGCGTTCGCGCACCGTTTTTCTCGCGTGGTGCTGGTCGAACGACTGCGCGAGATGATCCGCGTGAATGACGCGCGACCTGGCGAAGCCCATCGGTCATTCTGCACCCTCGGGTTCGACGTAGTCGTCACGACCAATTTCGACTTTCTGCTCGAGCAGCAGTACGCCCAACTCCAGCGTCCTCATCATCCCATTCTGGACGAGTACCAGCTGGCCATCGGTGTGTCCCGTGGGGTCACGAACATCCTGAAACTTCATGGTGACGTCAATCACCCGGCGCATCTCGTGGCAACCGAGGACGACTACGAGAAGTTCGTCGTGCAGCGCCCCCTCATGGCGACGTACCTTGCCAATCTGCTGATCAGCCGCACGGCTGTACTGGTGGGGTATAGCCTCGACGATCCCGACTTCCGACTGATCTGGCGCGTGGTCACTGAGCGATTGGGGACGCTACGCCGCCCCGCGTACGCGCTGATCGTGCGCGCCTCGCCGACTGAAGTTGCGCGGTACGCCAGACGTGGCGTCACGGTCATCAATATCGACGAGGCCGGGGCGTACGGCGACTTGCTGGCACAGGTATTTGACGAGTTGCACCGTTACTTGCTGGAAAAGCTCGCACAGCGCAGTACATACCGGACCGACGACTCGGCCGGTCAACTGCGCCTACCTGAAAATACCGCCAACAACATCTGCTTTTTTGAGTTCCCGAACAGCCACCAATGGTTCTACCGGGACTACGTGTTTCCCCTGGTAGCACAGGAGGGGCTGGTACCTCTCACGGCCGACGACGTTGTGGCGCCGGGTGATCAGATCATCGCGAAGCTGGAGATGCTCGTGCGGCGGGCGCAGATTGTCATTGTGGACATCTCGACCTCGTGGGGGGAAGCGGCGGTCAAGCTGACCTGGGGCCAGGAGGGCGTCAAGGTGATATTGGTGACGACCCACAGCGCCAGTCGCTCTCCTTTCCCAGACTTGCCTATGGTCATGGTCGACTTGGACAAGGAGGAGTCAGTGCAGGCGTCTGCGCAGGCCCTCGTCCGAGCCATTCAACGTGTCCAGCCTCGCCTCAATGAGGACATGCGTGCCGAATTCGAGCGTCTGTACGCCAATGCGGAATACGCCTCGGCGTTGGTGCTCGGTGTTGGACTCATCGAATCGCTGCTGCGGCGCCTCCTGCACGGGGCCGACAATGCCTCGTCCCAGAACGTTCGCCTGCGTGCCCTCATGGATGAGGCGCTCCGACGAGAAGTATGGGGTGAGGACGAAATCGCCGAGTACGAGCGGGCGCGATACGTGCGGAACCGGTACGTGCATGGGGACCATCAGGGCGTGGCGGCCGTTGAATACCGAACGGCCGCGGCCGGGGTAAGAAGGTTGCTGGAGCTTCTCCAGCGCCGTGAGCACCCGCTGGCTTGA
- a CDS encoding alpha-glucosidase/alpha-galactosidase, which translates to MTAPRIAMIGAGSTVFAKNLLGDILSFPELASADIRLFDINPERLDVTGQVASRVARAVGAHPTVSVTTDRERALDGADFVINMIQVGGYQPATVTDFEVPKKYGLRQTIADTLGIGGIMRALRTVPVLLDMSRDMERLCPDTLHLNYVNPMAMNIAGLARQTPIRTVGLCHSVQHTAGELAHDLGLPASEIDFLCAGINHMAFYLKFEHRGEDLYPRLKALAESGQVPAGNRVRYEMLRRLGYFVTESSEHFSEYVPYFIKRGREDLIERFQVPLDEYPRRCQAQIGGWEDLRAQLQDPTAPLEVSRSVEYGSLIIHSMVTGQPRVVYGNVMNDGGLIQNLPHDCAVELPCLVDRQGVQPTRIGRIPPQLAALMQTNINVQALTVEALVIGKREHIYHAAMLDPHTASELDLDQIWALVDDLLDAHGDFVPAALRALQAAD; encoded by the coding sequence ATGACTGCACCCAGAATCGCCATGATCGGCGCGGGCAGCACCGTGTTCGCCAAGAACCTGCTCGGCGACATCCTCAGCTTCCCCGAACTTGCCAGCGCCGACATCCGCTTGTTCGACATCAACCCGGAACGCCTCGACGTGACCGGGCAGGTGGCCAGCCGCGTCGCACGTGCGGTCGGCGCCCACCCCACCGTCTCCGTCACCACGGACCGTGAACGTGCTCTTGACGGCGCGGACTTCGTGATCAACATGATTCAGGTCGGCGGATACCAACCGGCGACCGTGACGGACTTCGAGGTGCCGAAGAAGTACGGCTTGCGGCAGACCATCGCCGATACGCTCGGCATCGGCGGGATCATGCGTGCCCTGCGCACCGTGCCGGTGCTGCTGGACATGAGCCGCGACATGGAGCGGCTGTGCCCCGACACTCTGCACCTGAATTACGTCAACCCCATGGCCATGAATATCGCCGGGCTCGCGCGCCAGACGCCCATCCGCACGGTGGGGCTGTGCCACAGCGTGCAGCACACCGCTGGGGAACTCGCGCATGACCTCGGGCTCCCCGCCTCGGAGATCGACTTCCTGTGCGCTGGCATCAACCATATGGCCTTTTACCTGAAGTTCGAGCACCGCGGTGAGGACCTCTACCCGCGTCTCAAAGCCCTCGCGGAGAGCGGTCAGGTGCCTGCTGGCAACCGCGTGCGTTACGAGATGCTGCGGCGTCTCGGGTACTTCGTGACCGAAAGCAGCGAGCACTTCAGCGAGTACGTGCCGTACTTCATCAAACGCGGCCGTGAAGACCTCATCGAACGCTTTCAGGTCCCGCTCGACGAGTACCCCCGCCGCTGCCAGGCGCAGATCGGCGGCTGGGAGGACCTGCGCGCGCAACTCCAGGATCCCACTGCCCCGCTGGAGGTGTCTCGCAGCGTCGAGTACGGCTCCCTGATCATTCACAGCATGGTCACCGGACAGCCGCGCGTGGTGTACGGCAACGTCATGAACGACGGCGGCCTCATCCAGAACCTCCCGCACGACTGCGCTGTGGAGCTGCCGTGCCTCGTCGACCGGCAGGGCGTGCAACCCACCCGCATCGGCCGCATCCCGCCGCAACTGGCCGCACTGATGCAGACGAACATCAACGTTCAGGCCTTGACGGTCGAGGCGCTGGTCATCGGCAAACGCGAGCACATTTACCACGCCGCCATGCTTGACCCGCACACCGCGTCGGAACTTGACCTCGACCAGATCTGGGCGCTGGTCGACGACCTTCTCGACGCTCACGGCGACTTCGTCCCGGCGGCCCTGCGCGCCCTTCAGGCTGCGGACTGA
- the rnhA gene encoding ribonuclease HI — protein sequence MRLVTDGACSGNPGPGGWACLLSSGTHTRELWGGEAQTTNNRMELTALLEGLRALKRPCQVHVVSDSRYVIDAFEQGWLAGWQAKGWKKVKNPDLWRAVAEAALGHTLTFEWVQGHAGHPENERADQLAVRARDEAAKQPPVPRSGPVGGLF from the coding sequence GTGCGCCTCGTGACCGATGGGGCGTGCTCGGGCAACCCTGGCCCGGGCGGCTGGGCCTGCCTTCTTTCCAGCGGGACCCATACCCGCGAGCTCTGGGGTGGTGAGGCTCAGACCACCAACAACCGCATGGAACTCACGGCCCTCCTGGAAGGGTTGCGTGCCCTCAAGCGCCCCTGCCAGGTCCACGTTGTCAGCGACTCCCGGTACGTCATCGACGCCTTCGAGCAGGGCTGGCTCGCTGGCTGGCAGGCCAAGGGCTGGAAGAAGGTCAAAAACCCCGACCTGTGGCGGGCCGTTGCCGAGGCCGCCCTGGGACACACCCTCACCTTCGAGTGGGTGCAGGGACACGCCGGCCATCCTGAGAACGAACGTGCCGATCAACTCGCCGTGCGGGCCCGCGATGAGGCCGCCAAGCAGCCGCCTGTCCCCCGGTCAGGTCCCGTCGGCGGGCTCTTCTGA
- a CDS encoding NADAR family protein: MRDTLRAEGHHVAGFGFWALRRRVRRQDLLVQVLTQPRDWTWLAFAPTSPHDLPPPDARLLAKVAQGLHGVTLLQWAVDDQALTFTAWPLQVTMVRGQPCLVPGAPRPAQRVLLPSAPLIADTSRWRTVPVGDLLAALVEAYYVEYVAAAEPGAFTNVDVLAQGDRRPVVVEVKRRSRTEATSGAPLTLTVTQTETLRHLRAAGCEVHVTVRVVPPGIASDPARALAEGHWRAGAAVIRPGWGETVLDLLGPVAAPTLGALREARRQALGAAPAKEDFPKASSPSLERTGGKRSGHAVREKSVRPRASSPIRRPKAPGRLTSFTFEFLSVWAPAPVRLRGQTFASVGSAFLAAQTLDDEVRQQLARVTAPGAAVRLARRAPQRPDWLTLRDTVARDVLRFAYREDRAERLIGTLPLLLADPEVFDPLLVGVQGRKGLAALTLLRGQLATRAARMAGDRCFSCVFAVPSIWPGFLGCAHPGGVEATVSCVGKAAVQGPLVRGRGILVPVTTRGGPLFERRSEEPADGT, encoded by the coding sequence GTGAGGGACACCCTGCGCGCCGAGGGCCACCATGTAGCGGGCTTCGGCTTTTGGGCCCTGCGTCGCCGCGTCCGGCGGCAGGACCTGCTCGTGCAAGTGCTCACCCAGCCCCGCGACTGGACCTGGCTCGCCTTCGCGCCCACTTCCCCACATGACCTTCCCCCGCCCGACGCCCGCCTTCTGGCCAAGGTGGCCCAGGGACTGCACGGGGTGACCCTCCTTCAGTGGGCCGTGGATGACCAGGCCCTCACTTTCACGGCGTGGCCGTTGCAGGTCACCATGGTGCGCGGGCAGCCTTGTCTCGTCCCCGGTGCGCCACGACCTGCTCAGCGGGTCCTCCTGCCCAGTGCCCCCTTAATCGCGGACACGTCCCGCTGGCGCACAGTCCCGGTTGGCGACCTGCTCGCGGCGCTCGTCGAGGCCTACTACGTGGAATACGTGGCAGCCGCCGAGCCGGGCGCGTTTACGAATGTCGACGTCCTCGCGCAGGGGGACAGGCGCCCCGTGGTCGTGGAGGTCAAGCGCCGCAGCCGGACTGAGGCTACCTCTGGAGCCCCACTGACCCTGACGGTCACGCAGACGGAGACCCTGCGCCACTTGCGGGCGGCGGGCTGCGAGGTGCACGTCACCGTACGGGTCGTGCCTCCAGGCATCGCGAGTGACCCAGCCCGGGCGCTGGCCGAGGGCCACTGGCGGGCGGGGGCAGCGGTCATCCGGCCCGGATGGGGGGAGACGGTCCTCGACCTGCTCGGCCCGGTGGCGGCCCCCACTCTGGGCGCATTGCGTGAGGCCAGACGGCAGGCGCTCGGGGCCGCACCAGCGAAGGAAGACTTTCCCAAGGCCAGTTCTCCTTCTCTAGAACGAACCGGGGGCAAACGGTCAGGTCATGCCGTACGCGAGAAGAGCGTACGGCCGCGGGCTTCCTCCCCGATCCGACGTCCCAAAGCTCCCGGCCGGTTGACGTCGTTCACCTTCGAGTTTCTGAGCGTGTGGGCACCGGCGCCGGTCCGTTTGCGGGGGCAGACCTTCGCGAGTGTGGGCAGCGCATTTCTGGCGGCGCAGACCCTGGATGACGAGGTCCGCCAGCAACTGGCGCGGGTCACGGCACCTGGGGCGGCGGTCCGCCTGGCCCGCCGTGCCCCACAACGCCCAGACTGGCTGACCCTGCGAGATACGGTGGCGCGGGACGTATTGCGCTTCGCCTACCGGGAGGACCGCGCCGAGCGGCTGATCGGCACCCTTCCCTTGCTCTTGGCAGACCCCGAGGTGTTCGACCCGTTGTTGGTCGGGGTGCAGGGCCGGAAGGGATTGGCAGCGTTAACTCTGTTGCGGGGGCAACTCGCCACCCGGGCAGCGCGAATGGCGGGCGACCGCTGCTTCTCGTGTGTCTTCGCCGTGCCGTCCATCTGGCCCGGTTTCCTGGGCTGCGCGCACCCGGGGGGTGTTGAAGCGACAGTGAGTTGCGTGGGGAAAGCGGCCGTGCAGGGGCCACTTGTTCGGGGAAGGGGCATCCTCGTACCCGTCACGACGAGGGGAGGACCCCTCTTCGAGCGCCGCTCAGAAGAGCCCGCCGACGGGACCTGA
- a CDS encoding glycoside hydrolase family 36 protein, with product MTDTNTHRWTLPIVPDTLRVLTNGYQSWSEAELRPLTDTPRQALFQWMTDQGQDPAFPPSDQAGVWRSHTLIALLRPDGSGWVGCLRDATRTFAHWEVRAGTSSVDVTCVLEGADADVAFEETADVQTTLEQLSGELGRAMGARTPAPLRVWCSWYSYYRDITLDTMLKNARLAHEHGLPFDVFQLDDGFQADLGDWFEPSSWFGGHAKDLPAQLRELGFRAGLWLAPFLVGPESKLRAAHPEWLLQAEDGTPLLFGNNWGGPYHALDTTHPEALAWLRDLAATCRTWGYDYLKVDFLYAGSHPGKRHDPAVSRAEAYRMGLQALRDGFGEDGFLLGCGAPLASSIGLVDAMRTGPDVTPFWDDEARRVLLGDGAVPSARSALHTALTRWYQHTWYQPDPDVMIARRERSLLNDHERGALLGLLDVMGGLRASSDPMELLDEVGLELLRRSLDLSTPDRPRTLTESYGGAVTHFTRGTFNLLNTAVSGLGAHSYSGVPVPEEDLPSQPVAADLREVHA from the coding sequence ATGACCGACACCAACACGCACCGCTGGACCCTGCCTATCGTCCCGGACACTCTGCGCGTTTTGACCAACGGCTACCAGTCCTGGAGCGAAGCGGAGTTGCGACCTCTGACCGACACGCCCAGACAGGCGCTGTTCCAATGGATGACCGACCAGGGCCAGGACCCCGCCTTTCCGCCCAGCGATCAGGCGGGCGTCTGGCGCAGCCACACCCTGATTGCCCTGCTCCGTCCGGACGGCAGCGGCTGGGTTGGCTGCCTGAGGGACGCCACGCGCACCTTCGCGCACTGGGAGGTTCGTGCTGGCACCAGCAGTGTGGACGTGACCTGCGTCCTGGAAGGCGCCGACGCCGACGTGGCTTTCGAGGAAACGGCGGACGTGCAGACAACCCTGGAGCAGCTCAGCGGTGAACTGGGCCGCGCGATGGGTGCCCGGACGCCGGCACCGCTGCGCGTCTGGTGCTCCTGGTACTCCTACTACCGTGACATCACTCTGGACACCATGCTGAAAAATGCCCGGCTCGCCCACGAGCACGGCCTGCCGTTCGATGTCTTTCAGCTGGACGACGGCTTTCAGGCGGACCTGGGCGACTGGTTCGAACCCAGTTCCTGGTTTGGCGGCCACGCCAAGGACCTGCCCGCTCAGCTGAGGGAGCTCGGCTTCCGGGCTGGACTGTGGCTGGCCCCGTTCCTGGTGGGGCCTGAATCCAAACTGCGTGCGGCCCACCCGGAGTGGCTGCTTCAAGCGGAGGACGGAACGCCGCTGCTGTTCGGCAACAACTGGGGTGGCCCCTACCACGCCCTGGACACCACCCACCCGGAGGCCCTCGCCTGGCTGCGGGACCTGGCGGCCACCTGCCGCACTTGGGGGTACGACTACCTGAAAGTTGACTTCCTGTACGCCGGGTCGCATCCCGGCAAGCGGCATGACCCGGCGGTGAGCCGCGCGGAAGCGTACCGGATGGGGTTGCAGGCGCTCCGCGATGGCTTCGGGGAGGACGGCTTCCTGCTGGGGTGTGGCGCGCCCCTGGCGAGCAGCATCGGGCTCGTGGATGCCATGCGGACCGGGCCGGACGTCACGCCCTTCTGGGATGACGAGGCGCGGCGCGTGTTGCTGGGCGACGGCGCCGTACCCAGCGCCCGCAGCGCCCTGCACACCGCACTGACCCGTTGGTATCAGCACACCTGGTACCAGCCGGACCCGGACGTGATGATCGCCCGGCGTGAACGCAGCCTTCTCAACGACCATGAGCGGGGCGCCCTGCTGGGTTTGCTGGACGTGATGGGTGGCCTGCGGGCCAGCAGTGACCCCATGGAGTTGCTGGACGAGGTGGGGCTGGAGCTGCTGCGGCGCAGCCTGGATCTCAGCACCCCTGACCGCCCCCGCACCCTCACGGAAAGTTATGGAGGCGCCGTGACTCACTTCACTCGCGGCACCTTCAATCTGCTGAATACTGCCGTATCGGGCCTGGGCGCCCACAGCTACAGTGGTGTTCCCGTTCCCGAGGAGGACCTGCCCTCCCAGCCTGTGGCCGCCGACCTGCGGGAAGTTCATGCCTAA